The Terriglobales bacterium genome has a segment encoding these proteins:
- the smpB gene encoding SsrA-binding protein SmpB, translating to MARQSSHPVRPEKEKKPRRDPIAAGERDASVNRQASHNYFLLEKFEAGVVLSGTEVKSIRDGRANLKDAYGIVKDGELWLLNAHIGPYQHGNIYNHEPLRTRKLLVHKLELRKLTGKLQQKGLTLIPTRLYFRNGRVKCELALAKGKQLWDKRETERRRTADQEAREAMARARKP from the coding sequence ATGGCCCGCCAGAGCTCCCATCCCGTCCGCCCCGAGAAGGAGAAGAAGCCCCGCCGCGACCCCATTGCGGCGGGCGAGCGCGACGCCTCCGTCAACCGCCAGGCCTCCCACAACTACTTCCTGCTGGAAAAGTTCGAGGCCGGGGTGGTGCTGTCCGGCACCGAAGTCAAGTCCATCCGCGACGGCCGCGCCAACCTCAAGGACGCCTACGGCATCGTCAAAGACGGCGAACTCTGGCTGCTCAACGCCCACATCGGTCCCTACCAGCACGGCAACATCTACAACCACGAGCCCCTGCGCACCCGCAAGCTGCTGGTCCACAAGCTGGAGTTGCGCAAGCTCACGGGCAAGCTGCAGCAGAAGGGACTCACCCTCATCCCCACCCGGCTCTACTTCCGCAACGGCCGGGTCAAATGCGAACTGGCGCTGGCCAAGGGCAAGCAGCTCTGGGACAAGCGCGAAACCGAGCGACGCCGCACCGCCGATCAAGAGGCCCGCGAGGCCATGGCGCGCGCCCGCAAACCCTAA